DNA sequence from the Parascardovia denticolens DSM 10105 = JCM 12538 genome:
TCATCCCTTTGACGACTTGGTGGCCGGCCCTGCCCGGAAGCCTATGGACCGCCGACATGATCCTCCTGACCGCCGTATACGCCGTCATCTGGACGCGGCAACAATCGGTCTCCCTGCTCATCCAGCTTTTGGGGTCAGCCGTCGGAGCCTGTGGGATAGGCCTATGGGCCCGCGGAATCGACGCCGCCATCCTGGCCCCTTCATGGATGGTTTTCCTGGTGTTGACCATCGTGGGAGAGCGCCTGGAACTGGCCCATGTCTCCTTCGTCAGCCGATACGTGGAACCGACTTTAATCGGGTCCAGCATCCTGGCCACCGTGGCCGTCCCGGTTCAGATCATGCAGCCCGTGGCCGGCTATCCTCTTCTGGGAATCGCCCTAGCCGCCTTGCTGGTAACCATGCTGCTCAATGACACGGCCATCAAGACCTGGAAGGCGGCGGGAGTCACCGGCTTCATGGGGATCTGCATGCTTCTGGGCTACCTGTGGGCCTTGGCCGCCAGTTTCCTGTGGATGACCGGGAGGGCGAACCGGAGCGGCTACTGGGCCGATCTGAGCATCCACGCCTTCGCCTTGGGCTTCGCCATGTCCATGGTGATAGCACATGTCTGCGTCATCATCCCCTCGATCACCAGGCGACAGATGCCTTATAACCCGGTCCTCTGGCTCCCCCTTCTCCTGCTTCATCTGGGACTTTTCTTCCGCCTCTTGGGGGCCATCCAGGAAAGGACGATCCTGTGGAAAGTCGGTGACGCCGTCACCGCCACCTCCGTGCTCGTCCTCATCCTCTGCGTGCTGGGGATGAACGTCGTTGCGGGCCTGAAGCGCAAGAAGCAAGGACGGGCTCAGAAAGAGGGGCAAGGCCAGAATCAGCGGCGGGATCAAATCCAGGAAAAAGATCTGAGGAAAGAGGCCCTGGCAGTCCGTAAGGCGCAAACGGCCCAGGTCAGCCATGACCGGGTCCGCCACCGGGTCACGATGACGACCTCGGACGTCTCTCGTCACGCCCAATCCCATCAGGCCTTCTTCCGCCTGGCCTTCCAAGCGGTCACCGTCACCATCCTGCTTTTGCTGGCGGCCACCTTCATCTTGGCTGCCTCCCCCACCTTGGCCACGTCGGCCTCAGCGGCCTCAGCCACATCCTCTTCGATCGGGTCGGAAGGTTTGGCAGGAGGTCTGGGCCCAAGCTCAGGATCCAGCCTCTCCCCTTCCCAAGGCCCCCAAAGCCAGGAATCGGTCCGACCAAGCGGAAGGACCAAGCGGATCCGTCTGTCCGTCGGCCCGGACGGCATGTCCTTCAGCCCTTCGAAGATCACGGTCCCGGCGGGAGACAAGCTCTCCCTCACTTTCGACAATACCGGCGACCAAAGGCATGATTTGGTTCTGGATAATGGTCTTTCCACCGGCCCCCTGACCCCGGGGACAAGTAAAACCGTGGACGTGGGGATCATCAGCCACAGCATGGAAGGCTGGTGCTCCATCACCGGCCACCGGCAGATGGGGATGAACCTGACCATCATCGCCGTCAATAGCCAAGGCCAGGAAGCGGGGGCTTCATCAACGGGCGGGAGAGGAAGCAAGGCCGGCTCTTCGGGGAATTCCTCGGAATCCTCTTCAGGGACGGGGACATCGACCGGAGACCCTTCCGACGTCCCCGTCCCCACCTATTCGCAACTGCAGAAGCAGGCGGCGACCAGCAAGCCCTACGACCCCGCCTTGCCCTCTTATACTCCCACCGATTCCAGCGGACGGGTCCGCTCCCTGACCATGACCGTCACCGAAACCAAGACCACCATCGCCGAAGGGGTCAGCCAGACCGTCATCCATTACAACGGGACCAGCCCCGGGCCGATATTGAGGGGGAAGGCCGGCGACACTTTCCGCATCACTCTGGTCAATAAAGGGAGCATGGCCCATTCCATCGACTTCCACGCCGGTGACGACGCCGCTCCGGACAAGGCCATGAAGTCAATCGAACCCGGTCGGACCTTGGTCTATACCTTCCGCGCCCCCCGCTCGGGCATCTGGATGTATCACTGCTCAACCGCCCCTATGAGCAACCACATAGCCAACGGCATGTTCGGGGCCGTCATCATCGAGCCGAAAACAGGATGGCCGCCCGTGGACAAGGAATTCGTGCTTATCGGGTCGGAGATGTATCTGGGCCCGCAAGCGGGTTTGGCGGATCCCCAAAAGGTTTCCTCCATGACGGCCGATCTGACCGCCTTCAATGGGCGGGCCTTCCAGTACGACGCCTATCCGCTGACCGCCCGCATAGGCGAAAAAGTGCGGATTTGGGTGCTCAACGCCGGGCCGAACAGCCCCCTCTCCTTCCACGTGGTGGGGACCCAATTCTCCACGGTCTGGTCGGAAGGCCGCTACCTGGTGAAAGACGGCTCCACCACCGGGGGCCAGGTTCTTCCCCTGCTTCCCGCTCAAGGCGGTTTCGTGGAGATGACCTTCCGGACGGCCGGAAAATACCCCTTTGTCAATCACATCATGAGCCTGGCCGAAAAGGGACAGCACGGCTTCATCCAAGTCAGCAAGTGAAAGCCCGATCAACACAGCCAATGGAAGTCAGGCCACGAAAGAGGTCAGCAATCAGTTGAAGGAGATTCAGCTCCTCGGCGTCAGCCCAGCCACTCATCCCCCATCAGCTGATGGACGACTCCTTGGAAAGCCGAGGAAATCGGGCTATCGGACAGACTCCCATCCGGATTCAGCACCACAGGCCGACCGGATTCGCCCACTTCCCACACATCATCCTCCAAAGGCAGCTGGGCCAAAAGGGGAACCGGGTAACGCAGGGAATCAGTCAGCTGGTCGCTCACCCGCTGACCGCCGCCCTGACCGAAAATACGTAGACGCTCCCCGGCATGGTCATACCAGGACATGTTCTCGATCACCCCATCGACCTTGATCGGCAGCTGAAGGCTGACCAGGCCGGCGCGGACGGCGATGTCGGAAGCGGAGGGCTGCGGGGTGGTGACCACCAGCATCTCCGCATTGGGCAGGGCCTGCACCACGGTGATGGTCATATCCCCGGTCCCCGGCGGCAGGTCGATGACGAGCGCATCCGGCTCGCCCCACCAGACGTCGGAAAGGAACTGCTCCAAGGAGCGCTGCAAACGAGGGCCACGCCAGAGAATGGCCCGTTCGGAGCCGGCGAACATCCCGATGGACATGAGCTTGACCCCCCAGGATTCCACCGGCATAAGCATGCCATCCAGGTTGGTCGGCTGACTATGCACCCCGAAAAGCCGCGGAAGGGAGAAGCCATAGATATCGGCGTCGATGGCGGCCGTGGAATACCCCATGGCGGCGAAGGTGGCGGCGAGGTTGGCGGAAACGGCGGATTTGCCCACCCCTCCTTTGCCTGAGGCGACGGCGAAGATGCGGGTCTTGATCCCTTTCTTGTGGAAGGGATTCTTCCGCCTGGCTTCCCGCAATTCGGCCACCAGGCTGGTCAGCTTCTCCTTGCTCATGGTGTCCACCACGGTCTGGGTGGTCAGATGGGCCGGCAGGTAATCGCTGGCCGCCTGCTTGATGCCAGCGATGATGGTCTCGCTCAAGGGGCAGCCCGGCACTGTCAGCTCCAGGTGGACGGTCACTTTGTAAGAAGGCCTTTGCTGGGATTCAGGGCCAAGGTCGTCGTAGATGGGCTGACCTTCGATGGCGGAGACCTCCAGGCCCACGACCATGCCCAGATCGGTGATGCTGCGGCCGAGTTCGGGGTCGATGACGGAGCCCAAACGGGTCATCATATCATCGTGGACTGCTTGGCGGAATTTGCTTTCCCGTCGTGACATGCGGGATTCGATCATGCCTTCGCCCTTTCTGGTTCGGTGGGGCGCGGGGAGTCGGATGCTGAGTCGGATTCGGTTTCCGCGGAAGCGGTTGACTCCTCGAACCGCCCTGTCTCCAACAAGGTCTTGAACTGGTCCTCGTCCAACATGGGGATGCCCAAGGCTTCGGCCTTGCTGGCCTTGGATCCGGCGTTGGCCCCGACCACCACATAGGAGGTCTTCTTGCTGACCGACCCGGCCGCCTTGCCTCCCCGGGATTCGATGGCCTCTTTGGCTGATTCGCGAGAGAAATCCTCCAAAGTGCCGGTGACCACCACCGTTTTGCCGGCCAAGGTCTGTTCATCGGTGACGGTCTCGGCCGCCTTCCGGCCGATGCCCGCCTGCGCCCAAGCGGCAAGGATCTGCCCCCGCCAGCTGGAAGGGTCTTGGGCTTCGCGGAACCACTGATAGACGCTTTTGGCGATTTCGTCCCCGATGGCGTCAATCGAGGTGAGCTCCTCTTCGGATGCCTGGGAGATGGCGGTCAAAGTCTTGAAATGCTTGGCGATCAGGCGGGCGGTCGGAGCACCCACATGCCGGATGGACAAAGCGACCAGGACCCGCCAAAGATCGGCTTGACGGGCTTTGTCGAATTCCTCGAACATGGCCAGGGTGGTTTTGGACGGTTGCGTCTCGGCCAGGCTTTGCCCCTTCTTCGGGAGGTTGAAGAAAGCCGGGACCTGGGTCCACAGACCGGAGCCGCCCCGGTTCTTGCGGATCCGCTTCTTTTTGCCCGTGTCGGGATCCGTCCTTTCGCTGATCTCCACTAGGGGGATCTCCCTCCAGGTGCGCACGGACCGCAGGTCTTCCGGTCGCAAGGCGAAGAGGTCCGCCTCCGACTGGACGACGGGCTTCTGTTCAGGAGGCAGACGCAGGCCTTCCGCCGGCAGGTAGACGGGAGGCTCCTCCCCTTCCTCGATCAGGATCTCCTTGATATCGGGCAGGTATTCGTCCACGGAGTCAGGCCGGTTATTCTCCGGGTTGGTCAGGGCCAAGGCGCTCTGTTCCCCCAGATGCTCGATGTCGAAAGCCTGCCGGGAGGCCAGATGAAGGACCCGGTTGGCCAACTGGGCCGGGCAGGACTCCACATTCGGACAGCGCCAATCCTTGTCCCCCTCCTTTTCCGGAGCGAGTTCGGTCCCGCAGGAAGGGCAACGGTCAGGCATGACGAATTCGCGGAGCCGGCCTTCCCTTTCCGGG
Encoded proteins:
- a CDS encoding Mrp/NBP35 family ATP-binding protein translates to MSRRESKFRQAVHDDMMTRLGSVIDPELGRSITDLGMVVGLEVSAIEGQPIYDDLGPESQQRPSYKVTVHLELTVPGCPLSETIIAGIKQAASDYLPAHLTTQTVVDTMSKEKLTSLVAELREARRKNPFHKKGIKTRIFAVASGKGGVGKSAVSANLAATFAAMGYSTAAIDADIYGFSLPRLFGVHSQPTNLDGMLMPVESWGVKLMSIGMFAGSERAILWRGPRLQRSLEQFLSDVWWGEPDALVIDLPPGTGDMTITVVQALPNAEMLVVTTPQPSASDIAVRAGLVSLQLPIKVDGVIENMSWYDHAGERLRIFGQGGGQRVSDQLTDSLRYPVPLLAQLPLEDDVWEVGESGRPVVLNPDGSLSDSPISSAFQGVVHQLMGDEWLG
- a CDS encoding multicopper oxidase domain-containing protein, with the protein product MGTRNRQPQAAKGKAENKAAGKASGAKGTKMSFTRSGRQAPFPWSRLFLLVFVGLAALAGLAAALTRSNLPSPLVRAPLADAHGALMTFGFLGTAISLERGVAFRAGSPRKPTWGFLSPLFGAVGMVMMILLMTRLIPLTTWWPALPGSLWTADMILLTAVYAVIWTRQQSVSLLIQLLGSAVGACGIGLWARGIDAAILAPSWMVFLVLTIVGERLELAHVSFVSRYVEPTLIGSSILATVAVPVQIMQPVAGYPLLGIALAALLVTMLLNDTAIKTWKAAGVTGFMGICMLLGYLWALAASFLWMTGRANRSGYWADLSIHAFALGFAMSMVIAHVCVIIPSITRRQMPYNPVLWLPLLLLHLGLFFRLLGAIQERTILWKVGDAVTATSVLVLILCVLGMNVVAGLKRKKQGRAQKEGQGQNQRRDQIQEKDLRKEALAVRKAQTAQVSHDRVRHRVTMTTSDVSRHAQSHQAFFRLAFQAVTVTILLLLAATFILAASPTLATSASAASATSSSIGSEGLAGGLGPSSGSSLSPSQGPQSQESVRPSGRTKRIRLSVGPDGMSFSPSKITVPAGDKLSLTFDNTGDQRHDLVLDNGLSTGPLTPGTSKTVDVGIISHSMEGWCSITGHRQMGMNLTIIAVNSQGQEAGASSTGGRGSKAGSSGNSSESSSGTGTSTGDPSDVPVPTYSQLQKQAATSKPYDPALPSYTPTDSSGRVRSLTMTVTETKTTIAEGVSQTVIHYNGTSPGPILRGKAGDTFRITLVNKGSMAHSIDFHAGDDAAPDKAMKSIEPGRTLVYTFRAPRSGIWMYHCSTAPMSNHIANGMFGAVIIEPKTGWPPVDKEFVLIGSEMYLGPQAGLADPQKVSSMTADLTAFNGRAFQYDAYPLTARIGEKVRIWVLNAGPNSPLSFHVVGTQFSTVWSEGRYLVKDGSTTGGQVLPLLPAQGGFVEMTFRTAGKYPFVNHIMSLAEKGQHGFIQVSK